A stretch of Acropora muricata isolate sample 2 chromosome 7, ASM3666990v1, whole genome shotgun sequence DNA encodes these proteins:
- the LOC136923685 gene encoding ATP-binding cassette sub-family C member 4-like isoform X3, whose product MFEARMRVDSIRLFVFMDTVSRHALISLKMANEEDVLLDLSENVIEVKSTPKRKGNKVRTRRWTDEETDIREVAKTNQKKSGQGICLVGHHTLQEFREGHVIDLISNDIQRMELLPMLFFDIVISTFYIPIAFCLLITLFHWEAITGGLFLLSLAAFFLLASYLVGKLRRQTAQISDKRIAVMNELVSGIRAVKTQAWEDSYDESVKEIRRHEISKICLKSVVLSTVEAFVSSSSSIAAFLTIVSLVMSHWAMNPADAFMLLSLMKQMKVYGSLYLGRGLPVLSEATVSFNRIEEFLILDELPVVSSDGFNVSDSLIEGKTTLSRNEQHSAASSQNRKDLLPTSIPGNDNRKLTNSSAEGREQMISRKSNDSLEIYNATFKVNEEDEKCILFDVCFGTPRNSLTVVCGRVGSGKSTLLSAIAGEVNLTKGTVHYPGTLAYVTQVPWVFSGTIKENILFNEPYDREWYSTVVEACALKKDIELFPNKHDTLVGQRGVVLSGGQKARVSLARAVYSCADVYLLDDPLSAVDQKVGDEIFRKCICGLLGDKIRVLVCHHRRYLQAADEIVIMDNGQVVEKRKPQKCEDDIGKSIVPNTSSGGYLPELPQTEKSSDKAMGLDIPDEDRAVGGVSFRLYWNYFTSGIHPILLVSLIALFLLTQPILVFPDVWLSYLSKKTSEQPQRMDIVIYAGATAASLALTTFRVVLFFIVSLWSSQRLHDRMVKAILHTLPSFFDTNPTGRILNRFSRDIGTMDEQLPPVFISCIQESLFVFSGVLIPAIANPWLLLIFFPTAVVFILLVRYYLKTSRELKRLESICRSPVFSHFSETMAGLETIRTRRMEKEFINQFYRHQDVHNQAFYMVLSSSRWFSVRSDLLCVPFIACVALASVAFSMDPAIAGLSLSFATEAFSYAQYSVRLFGLVENSMTSVERVITYTKLESEPGYQTKALPPKHWPRDGHITLRDVSLTYYEGGPIVLNNINFDIEGTSRIGVVGRTGAGKSSFVAALLRMPDAQGDVIIDGVKITDINLKESRRCISVLSQVPVIFSGSLRRNLDPMNQQKDLRLWSALEDVQLKSVVESLNGQLEYELLESGANLSVGERQLVCLARTLLQDNRIVILDEPTAHVDPITEQTIWKTVHEKLNNCTVITIAHRLDTIKSCDTILVMREGEIAEFGTFDSLMGRESGLLATIEQTISQ is encoded by the exons ATGTTTGAGGCGCGCATGCGTGTTGACTCTATTAGGTTGTTTGTATTCATGGATACGGTGTCGCGTCACGCGCTGATTTCTCTCaagatggcgaacgaagagGACGTTTTACTCGATCTGTCAGAAAATGTTATCGAAGTTAAGTCTACACCAAAGCGgaaaggaaataaagttaggacAAGGAGATGGACTGACGAAGAGACGGACATTCGTGAAGTtgctaaaacaaaccaaaagaaatccGGACAAGGG ATTTGCCTGGTTGGTCATCATACACTGCAGGAATTCCGGGAAGGCCACGTCATTGATCTGATCTCCAACGATATTCAGCGAATGGAACTTTTGCCGATGTTGTTTTTCGACATTGTCATATCGACCTTTTACATTCCTATTGCCTTTTGTTTGCTTATCACCCTGTTCCACTGGGAAGCGATTACTGGGGGACTCTTTTTATTAAGTCTTGCAGCTTTCTTTTTGTTGGCCTCTTATCTTGTTGGAAAACTGCGACGGCAAACAGCCCAGATATCTGATAAACGTATCGCAGTCATGAACGAGTTGGTGTCCGGGATACGAGCTGTGAAGACTCAAGCTTGGGAAGATAGCTACGATGAAAGTGTCAAGGAAATACGAAG GCATGAAATCAGCAAGATTTGTCTCAAGAGTGTGGTGCTGTCTACTGTTGAAGCCTTCGTATCATCTTCATCTTCCATTGCAGCATTTCTAACCATTGTTTCTCTTGTGATGAGCCACTGGGCAATGAATCCAGCAGACGCTTTCATGCTCCTTTCGTTGATGAAACAGATGAAAGTGTATGGCTCGCTTTACTTAGGTCGAGGTCTTCCAGTATTGTCTGAGGCAACGGTATCATTCAATAGAATAGAGGAATTCTTAATCTTAGACGAGTTGCCCGTCGTTTCCAGCGACGGTTTCAATGTTTCCGATAGCTTAATTGAGGGTAAAACAACATTGAGCAGAAATGAACAACACAGTGCCGCATCCTCACAAAACAGAAAAGATTTGTTACCAACGAGCATCCCCGGAAACGATAACAGAAAATTAACTAACTCTTCAGCCGAAGGTAGGGAACAGATGATTTCCCGCAAAAGCAACGATTCCTTGGAGATTTATAATGCGACTTTCAAGGTTAACGAGGAAGACGAAAAATGTATTCTCTTCGACGTTTGTTTTGGGACACCTAGAAATAGCCTCACCGTTGTATGTGGTCGGGTAGGGAGTGGAAAGTCCACACTGCTCTCAGCGATTGCAGGGGAAGTCAACTTGACAAAGGGGACTGTACATTATCCTGGAACTCTTGCCTATGTCACACAAGTACCCTGGGTGTTTTCTGGAACTATCAAGGAAAACATTTTATTCAATGAGCCTTATGATCGCGAATGGTATTCAACTGTTGTAGAAGCTTGTGCTCTAAAAAAAGATATTGAGCTATTTCCGAACAAACACGATACACTTGTAGGCCAGAGAGGAGTTGTTCTCAGTGGTGGACAGAAGGCTCGTGTCAGTCTTGCTAGAGCTGTCTATTCGTGTGCTGATGTCTACCTCCTTGACGATCCACTCAGTGCAGTCGACCAAAAAGTTGGTGACGAGATATTTAGAAAATGCATCTGTGGTCTGTTGGGTGACAAGATTCGAGTGTTAGTGTGTCACCATCGCAGATATCTACaagcagctgatgaaattgtCATTATGGACAATGGCCAGGTcgtggaaaaaagaaaaccacaGAAATGTGAAGACGACATTGGTAAGAGCATCGTCCCAAATACTTCTTCCGGCGGATATCTGCCCGAGTTACCACAGACAGAGAAATCATCGGACAAAGCCATGGGACTGGATATTCCTGACGAGGATCGCGCCGTTGGTGGCGTGTCTTTTCGGCTTTACTGGAATTATTTCACCAGCGGAATACATCCAATCCTTCTTGTTTCTTTGATTGCATTGTTTCTTCTCACGCAGc CCATTCTTGTTTTCCCTGATGTATGGTTGTCGTATCTGTCCAAGAAAACTTCGGAACAACCACAAAGGATGGATATAGTCATTTACGCGGGTGCTACTGCAGCATCGCTTGCCCTCACAACATTCCgtgtggttttgtttttcattgtgtcGCTATGGTCGTCTCAACGGTTGCACGATAGGATGGTAAAGGCCATATTACACACACTGCCATCTTTCTTCGACACAAACCCAACTGGAAGAATCTTAAACCGTTTTTCACGAGACATCGGGACCATGGACGAACAACTTCCCCCAGTCTTCATTTCATGCATTCAAGAGTCGCTCTTTGTCTTCTCAGGTGTCCTTATACCAGCTATTGCAAATCCATGGTTGTTATTGATCTTTTTCCCAACTGCAGTCGTGTTTATTCTTCTCGTAAGATACTACTTAAAGACCTCTCGAGAGCTGAAGAGATTAGAGTCCATTTGTCGGAGTCCAGTCTTCTCTCATTTTTCTGAGACTATGGCTGGACTGGAAACTATTCGAACCAGAAGAATGGAGAAAGAATTTATAAACCAGTTTTACAG GCATCAAGACGTACACAACCAAGCATTTTACATGGTGCTGTCAAGCAGTCGATGGTTTTCTGTTCGGTCTGATCTCCTGTGTGTTCCGTTTATAGCATGTGTAGCCCTTGCCTCAGTGGCATTTTCAATGGATCCAG CAATTGCCGGACTTTCCCTGTCATTTGCAACGGAGGCTTTTTCATATGCACAATATTCAGTTCGTCTATTTGGGTTAGTAGAAAACTCAATGACATCAGTGGAGCGAGTAATTACCTACACAAAGTTAGAGTCTGAACCAGGATACCAAACAAAGGCACTTCCACCCAAGCATTGGCCACGTGATGGTCATATCACCCTTCGTGACGTTTCTTTGACGTATTATGAAGGCGGCCCTATAGTGCTGAATAATATAAATTTCGACATCGAAGGGACGTCGAGGATTGGCGTCGTTGGGAGAACTGGGGCAGGAAAGTCATCTTTTGTGGCAGCTCTTCTACGCATGCCTGATGCCCAAGGTGACGTCATTATTGATGGAGTGAAAATTACCGACATTAATCTTAAGGAATCCAGGCGGTGTATTTCTGTTCTCAGTCAAGTTCCAGTTATTTTCAGCGGATCACTAAGACGAAATCTTGATCCAATGAATCAACAAAAAGACCTTCGTTTGTGGTCCGCTCTTGAAGATGTGCAGCTCAAATCGGTCGTAGAAAGCCTCAACGGTCAACTGGAATATGAGTTGCTAGAGAGTGGGGCCAACTTAAGTGTTGGAGAGAGACAACTTGTTTGCTTAGCGCGCACTTTACTGCAGGATAACAGAATCGTTATTTTGGATGAGCCAACAGCCCATGTTGATCCAATAACTGAGCAAACCATCTGGAAAACTGTGCACGAGAAATTAAACAACTGTACAGTGATAACAATTGCTCATCGGTTGGACACAATCAAAAGCTGCGACACGATATTAGTAATGAGGGAGGGGGAGATAGCTGAATTTGGTACATTTGATTCACTTATGGGTAGGGAGAGCGGCTTGCTAGCTACAATTGAACAAACTATTTCACAATAA